In Pseudoalteromonas carrageenovora IAM 12662, the following proteins share a genomic window:
- a CDS encoding 4a-hydroxytetrahydrobiopterin dehydratase, with amino-acid sequence MSSLSEQKCEACHVDAPKVSDEELAQLITKIPDWVPEVRDGIMQLERVYKFKNFKQAIAFTNKVGDMAEDEGHHPGLLTEWGKVTVTWWSHSIKGLHKNDFICAAKTDDVFNAL; translated from the coding sequence ATGTCTTCATTAAGTGAACAAAAATGCGAAGCTTGCCACGTAGATGCACCAAAAGTATCTGACGAAGAGCTTGCACAATTAATTACTAAAATCCCAGACTGGGTACCCGAAGTACGCGACGGCATTATGCAGCTTGAACGTGTTTATAAATTTAAAAACTTTAAACAAGCTATCGCATTTACTAACAAAGTGGGCGACATGGCAGAAGATGAAGGCCATCACCCTGGTTTATTAACCGAGTGGGGCAAAGTAACTGTAACGTGGTGGAGCCATTCAATTAAAGGCCTACACAAAAACGACTTTATTTGCGCAGCTAAAACAGACGATGTGTTTAACGCGCTTTAA
- the phhA gene encoding phenylalanine 4-monooxygenase, with protein MAKASKYTSKTPDENGVIHWSEEENKIWSELVARQLACIEGKACDEYMEGLKKINLPHDRIPQLSELNEVLLASTGWQVAPVPALIDFDEFFRLLANKQFPVATFIRSREEFDYLQEPDIFHEIFGHCAMLTNPDFAEFTHKYGQLGYAAQKKDRVYLARMYWFTVEFGLMQTENGLRIYGGGILSSPGETQYVYSDTPEITPMSVIDVLRTPYRIDIMQPQYYTINSIHDLFDISQMDIMTLVEQAKELGLHDPKFPPKEKLAS; from the coding sequence ATGGCTAAAGCAAGTAAATACACCTCTAAAACACCAGACGAAAATGGTGTTATACACTGGAGCGAAGAAGAAAATAAAATTTGGTCTGAGCTTGTAGCACGCCAACTTGCGTGCATAGAAGGCAAGGCGTGCGATGAGTACATGGAGGGGCTTAAAAAAATAAACCTACCACACGATCGTATTCCGCAGTTAAGCGAGCTTAATGAAGTGCTTCTTGCCTCCACTGGTTGGCAAGTAGCGCCTGTACCTGCGCTTATCGATTTTGATGAGTTTTTTAGGTTATTGGCAAACAAACAATTTCCGGTAGCCACGTTTATTCGTAGCCGTGAAGAGTTTGACTACCTTCAAGAACCTGACATTTTCCATGAAATATTTGGCCACTGCGCCATGCTAACTAACCCTGACTTTGCCGAATTTACACATAAATACGGCCAACTAGGTTACGCAGCACAGAAAAAAGATCGCGTGTACCTTGCACGTATGTATTGGTTTACGGTTGAGTTTGGTTTAATGCAAACCGAAAACGGCCTGCGTATTTACGGCGGCGGTATTTTATCAAGCCCGGGTGAAACGCAATACGTGTATTCAGACACACCAGAAATAACGCCTATGAGCGTAATTGATGTGCTGCGTACGCCGTACCGTATTGATATTATGCAACCACAGTACTACACCATTAATTCGATTCATGATCTGTTTGATATATCGCAAATGGACATTATGACTTTGGTTGAGCAAGCTAAAGAGCTTGGCTTGCATGACCCAAAATTTCCACCAAAAGAAAAATTAGCTAGTTAA